One genomic segment of Pseudoalteromonas sp. GCY includes these proteins:
- a CDS encoding Ig-like domain-containing protein, translated as MALKKSLLTTAILAATLGLTACGGSSSNSNDNDDNNTTPPPATNAAPTITVDSASVSEDTLGAAVANISFSDDSDEVSALTLTISDNRFEIVDGAVKLKAANALNFEQVEGGKVSVTITATDSKGEKTEVEAEIAVQQIAEENKAGVNRYDFKNAQGESSVSYSGQIARHAAMVHIKSLMGKLNNETVGNASGQKTAEAAIAEIKMFLMPTDTVVLDEPLDFAVAANATQTTLGDISSSLKNVAGEGGKIAGRDTSYMHKAWEEDGVMIGWTDFGTQSKTPEGLVLHYLDLLKAQLTQFENGSAIKAEHNGTAVTLNKLYVTPEGLDLAQLVQKHLNGAVSLSQAADDYLDDLLIGAKSADNSALAEGKSYTELEHKFDEGYGYFGAAIDYLDYSDDELSAKGGREAYASGYHDLNKDGKIDLLSEFNFGNSTNAAKRDRGTKSNANPTDLTAQAQLAFIEARKLINANVGNDVAQWSDEDKARLEALRNQALLAWEKSIAATVVHYINDTISNDDGDLDDIASGDFDADQFYAVAKHWSEMKGFALNFQFNPFSPVTDADFVKIHELMGDKPEFAADKVEAYKTALLEAREIIATAYDFDAENVANW; from the coding sequence ATGGCACTTAAAAAGTCTCTGTTAACGACTGCTATTCTCGCTGCAACTTTAGGCCTCACCGCATGTGGTGGCTCTAGCAGCAACTCAAATGACAACGATGATAACAACACAACACCACCTCCAGCCACCAATGCTGCACCTACTATTACCGTAGACAGTGCATCAGTATCTGAAGATACGCTAGGTGCTGCGGTTGCAAATATCTCTTTTTCTGACGATAGCGATGAAGTAAGTGCACTGACACTAACCATCTCTGACAACCGTTTTGAAATCGTTGACGGTGCGGTTAAGCTCAAAGCCGCAAACGCACTAAACTTTGAACAGGTTGAAGGCGGTAAAGTATCGGTAACTATTACTGCAACTGACAGCAAAGGCGAAAAAACAGAAGTTGAAGCTGAAATTGCTGTTCAGCAAATTGCTGAAGAAAACAAAGCGGGTGTAAACCGCTATGACTTTAAGAACGCCCAAGGCGAATCTTCAGTGTCTTATTCTGGCCAAATCGCACGTCACGCGGCTATGGTTCATATCAAAAGCTTAATGGGTAAGCTTAATAATGAAACTGTGGGTAACGCCTCTGGCCAAAAAACAGCTGAAGCAGCAATCGCAGAGATCAAAATGTTCTTGATGCCGACAGATACAGTGGTGTTGGATGAACCTCTAGATTTCGCTGTTGCGGCAAACGCTACACAAACCACGTTAGGAGATATTTCAAGCTCGCTTAAAAACGTCGCTGGCGAAGGTGGTAAAATAGCCGGGCGTGACACTTCTTATATGCATAAAGCATGGGAAGAGGATGGGGTCATGATTGGTTGGACTGATTTTGGTACACAGTCAAAAACACCTGAAGGCCTAGTTTTACATTATTTAGACTTATTAAAAGCCCAGCTTACCCAATTTGAAAATGGTTCGGCTATCAAAGCAGAGCATAATGGTACAGCAGTAACGTTGAATAAATTGTATGTTACACCTGAAGGCTTAGATTTGGCTCAATTGGTGCAAAAACATCTAAATGGTGCCGTATCGCTGTCTCAGGCTGCGGATGATTACCTTGATGATTTACTTATCGGAGCAAAATCGGCAGACAACTCTGCGCTAGCTGAAGGTAAAAGTTATACAGAGCTCGAGCACAAGTTTGACGAAGGCTATGGTTATTTTGGTGCCGCGATAGACTACTTAGATTATTCAGATGATGAACTATCTGCAAAAGGTGGCCGCGAAGCTTATGCCAGTGGTTATCATGACTTAAATAAAGACGGGAAAATTGATTTACTGTCAGAGTTTAACTTTGGTAACTCAACTAATGCAGCAAAACGTGACCGTGGTACTAAATCTAATGCGAATCCAACGGACTTAACTGCCCAAGCCCAGTTGGCATTTATTGAAGCACGTAAACTTATCAATGCGAATGTTGGTAATGACGTTGCGCAGTGGTCAGACGAAGACAAAGCACGCTTAGAAGCATTGCGTAATCAAGCGTTGTTAGCATGGGAAAAGTCGATCGCTGCAACCGTTGTGCATTATATCAATGATACAATCTCAAATGATGATGGTGATTTAGACGATATCGCATCAGGTGATTTTGATGCCGATCAATTCTATGCAGTAGCAAAGCACTGGTCTGAAATGAAAGGCTTCGCATTAAACTTCCAGTTTAATCCGTTTTCTCCTGTCACAGATGCAGATTTTGTTAAAATCCATGAATTGATGGGTGATAAGCCTGAATTCGCGGCAGATAAAGTGGAAGCTTACAAGACTGCTTTATTGGAAGCGCGAGAAATCATTGCAACTGCATATGATTTCGATGCTGAGAATGTTGCCAACTGGTAA